A window of Palaemon carinicauda isolate YSFRI2023 chromosome 27, ASM3689809v2, whole genome shotgun sequence contains these coding sequences:
- the LOC137620450 gene encoding uncharacterized protein gives MRILKLIEFCRSKLRPTGNASTARDSSQNEERPFWEENKFIHTVATALGLHIITRTGPKCYAVSLWKLLPTCAYMLGNVYTFSVIGYILYMNVLSTYQLVLMFPTFCNCGSCCYSFILILKRSGQMAKYFTIIDEEGAAIRKTRYKPIWFFPMLIYSTVFTAMLVVSDKIIPSEYSCAMIYPTFTGTFMPAFLDIYIFSFIRMIISSLEKLGRSVQNTKHWTEETVISVAKKWIRIHGFLDTSNKIFSYVLHVRLVMFILKGMLFMYSLSLMKEDIGDPYLVTVTISGVNEVTLRIFLICKLGNDVVRAIS, from the exons ATGCGCATTTTGAAACTCATCGAATTCTGTAGGTCGAAGCTTCGTCCTACAGGAAACGCCTCTACCGCAAGGGATTCGTCTCAAAATGAAGAGCGCCCCTTTTGGGAAGAAAACAAATTCATCCACACTGTAGCTACAGCGTTGGGCTTGCACATAATAACCCGTACTGGACCCAAATGCTACGCCGTATCCTTATGGAAGCTATTGCCGACGTGTGCTTATATGCTCGGCAACGTCTACACTTTCAGCGTTATTGGCTACATCCTCTACATGAATGTCTTGAGCACATATCAGCTGGTCCTCATGTTTCCAACTTTCTGCAACTGCGGGTCCTGCTGCTACTCTTTCATCCTGATATTGAAAAGGTCAGGTCAGATGGCCAAGTACTTCACCATCATCGACGAAGAAGGCGCCGCCATCAGAAAGACCCGTTACAAGCCCATCTGGTTCTTTCCTATGTTGATATACTCGACCGTTTTCACGGCAATGCTCGTTGTTTCCGACAAGATTATCCCCTCGGAGTACTCGTGCGCCATGATTTACCCGACGTTTACCGGGACGTTTATGCCTGCCTTCTTGGACATCTATATTTTCTCCTTCATAAGGATGATCATCAGTTCCCTCGAGAAGCTCGGCCGAAGTGTCCAAAACACAAAGCATTGGACCGAAGAAACGGTAATTTCCGTCGCGAAGAAGTGGATAAGAATTCACGGATTTCTGGACACGAGCAACAAG ATATTCTCTTACGTATTACACGTCCGCCTGGTGATGTTCATCCTGAAGGGGATGCTGTTCATGTACTCTCTCAGCCTAATGAAGGAAGACATTGGGGATCCTTACTTGGTCACCGTCACCATTTCTGGCGTGAACGAAGTCACCTTGAGGATTTTCCTCATCTGCAAACTGGGGAATGACGTCGTACGAGCG ATTAGTTGA